The Mangifera indica cultivar Alphonso chromosome 19, CATAS_Mindica_2.1, whole genome shotgun sequence nucleotide sequence GACAATTTGGACGATGCCATGATTATGGCCCAGAAGATCAAATAAATGCTCATCTCACTAGATTGAGTGTGAGCCCAACATTAAAAAGGGCTGCTACCTTGGAAGGTCCAATCAACCCTGGACCCAATCAACAAAATGGGCCTACAAAATTGGATGGGAGTAATAAGGGCTCATGAGTTGGACCAGTGATGGGAGTTGCAACCGTTTGTGGAGTGGGACATGCAGAAGGTAATGAGGTATATGGTAGTAAGGGGCAAAAGGAAGggaaaagcaaaaagataagatATAAAAAGGAAGGAGAAGGCCTGAAACAACTTATGGCTCAAGTGTATTGATGAAGAATATAATGGGATAACACCAGCTCCTAGAGATTATTGGGTTATTCAATTTTCTAGGAATCCTATTTGGTTGTGTAGTTGGTAATTCAATGGTGATAATAGTAGTAATCATTATTGCCATATAAATACAAAAGTTAAGTCCAAATCTTCTATAACACAGTATTATTTTGGACTGCTTGGTTGTGTTTCTTGTTGTGTGTTTCTCATAAACTTTTGCAAGTGGAGTGTATTGGAGATCGTCTATGGTGTGTCGTAGTGTTCTAGCAGGAGATTTGtatcagaaaagaaaaggtTTGGAACAAGGGAAATAAATTAAGCCTTACCACAAATCTAGAAAGTAAAGCAATACCTTACGAGGTTTAGCCTTCATGACATCAGAGTCTTGCTTATTAAAACCAATTGCTGTGGCAGGCAAACCATCAGTTACCAAGTTGACCCATAGCAGCTGGACCtaaaaacaacatttaaagATCATTAGGTCAAATATCTTTACTATTGCATTTTTTAAGCCAGAAAAAATTAAGCATTAGTTTCGAGAAGGATAATTTAGTTTCCTTTTACAAATAGAGCAAATCAAATTATTCCTAACTGCCAGCTGTGGAAACAATACAAGTATATTATGTTCAGCATTTGAACTCGATTTGGATTTTGTTCTGCTTCAGGTTATGGGGCATATGTTAATATGCATATTgtacttgtttatatataataatcacTTAAAGACAAATCATCACTGCTTCCCTCCAcccacaaataaaaataaataaataaagtaattagAAGATCGAACTAACTAAACTCACAGGGGCAAGGGTATCGGGTATACCAAGCACAGCTGCAACAAAGATACAAACTACTTCACCAATATTAGAAGAAATCATGTATCTGATGAACTGCTTCGTGTTATTATATATAGCCCTTCCTTCTGCAACAGCCTACCATGGATAAAACAGTTCAAGAAGTTGAATGgacatatatatgaaaattttcaggtGTGGATGtcttgatatttttaaagtgcAAACTAAGGCCAGGCAATTGGTCacttggtttttttatttttattttttgcattttgttATGTTCACAATTAGCTATATACCCTTGGTTTGCACCTCAAAAGTTTCAGGACATCAACACCTCAGAATTACATGTAAGTGTGtgtgtagatatatatatagtgtatctgtgtgtgtgtgtgtgtgtgtgtgtgagagagagagagagagagagaaagagcaTACTGCAACAATTGTAGCAAAGTTGTCATCAGCTAAAACCATATCTGAAGCACTCTGGAATTCAAAGGATAAAGATGTAGTAAAAAGTGAAAACCAGACCACTTAATGCGGATCATACAGTGTCATCATTGTGTTTAAGATTATTATGCTACAACAATGAACTGAAATTACTAAGTATTTGCAAAAAACTAATGTATCTAGAAATTCCTACAAAAAGTTTGAAACCTTGTAACACTGCTattcatcaaaacatttcatgttAAAGGGATTAAAACAAAGTCATAATCTTACCAACAAGaaaataaggaagaagaaaattaagaatGCACAGAGACACACAAAGTGGGAGAAAGAAAGTTTTGTGGCTCAAGCAACTTGGTTAATTTTACCTTTGCAACTGCTGTTCCAGATCCCATGGCAATTCCTATGTCTGCCTTCTTTATAGCAGGTGCATCATTCACACCATCACCAGTCATTGCAACCTAACAGTTAATAAGTGTTTGTTCAACAACGTTAGTTTGTACTTGAAAAGGAAACCTTCTAGGTAGCTACAAAAGCCAATGCAACAACGTTAGTTTATCCATTGCCATATCAAGTTAATCTTTCTGGGGCAGTTCATACTGAGAACAAATAATTCCATTTCAGGTggcaacaaaaataaaaataaaatacaactCAACTGTATACCAAATCTCAAACATCACACTAtccaaatataaaaatgatttgatcAGAGAAGTACAGCAATACCACTTCATTCTGGTTCTGTAAGGCCTCAACCAGCATTCGTTTATGAGAAGGTTCAACccttgaaaattaattaaaacaagaaTAAGAAAAGCATGCACATTAACTTGATGAATTCAATATaagcaacaaaattttgaaattttgaaagctGACAAGATAATGGCACAGGTAAAAATACAGATTTTAATCTATTAATGTAACTGGCAAACATAGCCTGAAATTTATACCTGGTGAAAAGTGCCATTCGTTGCAATGCCACAGTTTGTTGCATTGATGGAAGTTCTTCAAACTCAGAAGCGGTATAGGAGTGACCAACAAAATCTGCCAAGTGATCAAAAGCGCCTATCTTGCGACAAATCGATTCAGCTGTGGACTAAAGCAGTTGTTCTCACATTAAAAGGCAAGAGAAAAGatgcaaaaactcaaaattccAAAGAATCCAGAAATCAGATGACTCTACTCTCAAGTTACCTTGTTATCCCCAGTGACCACTATAACACGAATACCAGCAGTCATGCATGAAAGCATAGCCTTTTTCACTTCTTCTCTTGGTGGATCTAGCATTCCAACCTTtagaaagaaatgaagaaaaataaaacaaaatgttacGACAAAAGTATTAGCATATACTAATAACTGAAGGACTACATATTCCTCTGAcacattatttcattttctctcattgcACTGCTTTGACTACTGcttcaatatttaaatattatgaaacaTCTAGGAAAAACAACTTATATTGACACCTATCAGTTCAAACTACCCACTAACAATTCACATAGTTATAATAGTACCATACAAAGTTGacaaattaaagttaatttatatgtttagaTAAACTCCAAACAGCAAATTCCTATGTCCTAACATATCGGATTTTACTGCCTGAATAGATTCTACTCAAATCTATACAAATTAAAAGGATACAGTTAAAAAAAGAGGTGAAAGAataaaagggtagttttggaAAGTCAAAACATGCTTTGACCTTTCAAACTGGATTGAAGTTTTTTGGCATCCAAACATGCACAATTTTTTTGGGGCAAAAGAGTCATACTTAAGGTTTGAGGGGATGACAAAAATCATTTGCCATGCACATTAATAGAATTAAGCATAGCATTTAGAACAGGAATGCATACCAACCCAATAAATGTAAGGTTGTTCTCATTATCATAGGAGAGACTTTGTTGACCACTGGGCATCTGTTTACAGGCTAGAGCCAAGCATCTCAAAGTTTCTTTTCCTGCAAGACTGACAAATAAATTTGCATGTTCATatgacattaaaagaaaaagcctaataattgaaaaataccTCACCACAATGTGTAACCCCATAAGTTGACATGAAATAATGCACACATCAAACTGATTGTCAAGACTTGGTGTAGTTgcaattataattaacaaaaaataaaataaaatctaaaattctgACCAATGTAACAGATTGAAAATTACATGTGAGCACCACATAAAATCACAATTTACACTTTAGTGGGTACACAGGAAAGTTCCATACAACAGCCCATTAGCAGCTTGCCAGTTGATTTAATTTCCAGTGAAAGTGGAATGTAAACCATCTTCAAGGCAAATTGGGTATATACCACTGCCCTtcccaaaaattaaattcactATTTTTACTTCCAATACAATGAATGGACAATGCTATCACCCCAAGAATCATGATCCACtcaaactttataaataatagCACTATGCAACTGTTAACATTGCTTATTTTCAGCACcactaaatttttaataaatgcaATCCATGCAGTCTCTTAAGATGAAGATAGATTTCCAAGCCAGGCTTATTTCTACTGCTACCAGGCATCTTATGTACAGAATGTTGCAGATATTCAATGACAAGGGGGGAAAATATCTGTTTAAAGAAAGTGGTGATGTGAGAAACAGAAAGTGAAGAAATCTAACCTGTCAAACCTCAACTCCAGCTCAGCTCGGATATTAGCAGTCATTGGAACAGTGCTGCCATTGTCATTACAGAGGATATTTGTACATCTAGAAATGACACTTTCTGGAGCACCTTTTGAGAACATAATATCCATCTGCTTATGACTACAAAGAACACTCATCATTTTGCGATCACGGGAAAATTCCAAAACAGAGACCTGaaaaagaattgaataattagAAGAACATATACAGACAACAGGATAGTGCaccaaaaaatagataaattacagCTAAGTTATTCATTATTCGAGGTTCACACTATGATAGCCtgtaaaattgaataaatttcttAGAATCAAAAATCAAGTTTGCTACAATCAACAGTCTTATACAAATCTAGCAGCTATAAACCTCTTTTGATCTATGGGCCTTCTGATCCATAGACAATATTGAtacaaaagtttaaaataatatgtttagaCAAATGAAAACAGAGAGAAACTAATCAAACAACAAATTGTTTCCAATGCAAACCTTTTTAAATTGGTTCTCCCAGTAATGATTACAGTATGATGCGCGCTCATGCTTACTAAGCATGTTAAGGGCAGAAGGCATAGAATCAAAACCAGGAAGGCCAACCTGTAAAAATAGTAACACAAATAATTCTGCAGCCTAAGTGTGTTATTGcaatactaaaaatattaagatggacagtaaaaagaaaaagaaaaacaaaatgatgacaataaaaattacaaattatcatAATTGAAGCATGAAACCTACCTTCTCTGCCAGAACACGGAGAGCCACCTCTGTAGACTCACCAATCCTTTCATAGTTTCCTTTGTCTGGATTATACTGTAAGATAGACTCATTGCAAAGAGCTGAACACATAGCTATATGAAGAAGGCAAGGCAATTGAGCAGGAATATCAAGCTGTACaaaaaacaaagacaattgACTTGAGGGACTAGGGTTTATGCAATACTAAGGGATggaaaatcattaaaataaatacctGCAACCCACTGCTATCAAAGACAACTCCTTCAGGTGCATATGTTGTTCCACTCACACCATATTCAGCAATAAGAGGACCTTGCGGTACAGAATGCACCACACAAATCTAGACAGACAAAGTAGCAGGAATAAGAAACATCATTATGAAACAGAGTGTGGTGTAAATATTGTACAGCACCAAACTCAACAATAAGGCCCatagatacatatttttaaaaaaccagtatctaatttaaaatcccTCAAAATTTACGGCAACTACCCACCATAATACAATTTCAAATGTTACATCAGAGCAGTAAGGACATAAcagattgttaaatattttgttactcTAAGATTATCACCTTTGAAACAGACATCATATTGGTTGTCAGAGTTCCAGTTTTGTCACTGCAAATTACAGTGGTGCAGCCTAAGGTCTCCACTGATGGCAAAGACCGAACTATAGCATTCAACCGTGCCATTCGCTTTGTTCCAAGGGCCAAGCACCTACATAAATagaatgaaacaaaaaattaaaaatgaaaagtcaaaaaaaaagaagaagaaagaaacactATGAAGAACCAAAAACATGACAACTTCAAATAGTTCACATCCTCAGTATTTTTCCTACATAAACATAGTTCAATATGTAATAACAAGTTTACTACTTCTGCAGGTTCAGATTTGAGGCTTCTGTACTAATTTGACAAGTTATCTAGACTACGGGACAATATACTCATTTCACACCTTACATTATTGTCACCCAGAACTCATTTCACTGTCAGAGAATTAAATTGTATACTTTCTTTTTGGAAGAAAAATGACAGCACAATTCTGTCAAGCATAACAAGCAAGACTTGTAACACTCACGTTGTAACAACAGCAGGAAGCCCTTCAGGAATTGCTGCAACTGCAAGAGCAACTGCAATCTAGGAAGGTGAAAAAAGGTTActcaatatataaaagataaggAGGAACTATCTAGAATCTCAAGTAACCAGATAGAACAATTTGGTGAATCCGACTTTAAGTGGAATTTGAGATGAATATCTTCCCTACAAAATCCAATGATATTCACACCAGCccttaagcaaaaatatttgTCAAAATATGATAATGTGAAAGCATTTTGCATGACACTATGAAAActccaataaaaaaattactttagtaGATAAAGGAATTTGGAAATGCCAAACTGCTATTATTCTGaacaataagataaaataacatccgtTTATTGAACAGTACCTTGAAGTAATGAATTGCCCCACGCAAGAACCCGCCATGAGAAGGATCACGGAAGTGACCAATGTTTACAATCCATACCAAGACACAAATACCTGCAATAACCTGAAGACAATAGCATATTCATATAGATGTGTCACCTAGCGAAATTGAAAGTAAAAGCATTTACCTGAAATAAAGTGAGTTTGAAGAATCTAAACATTTTAGGAAGTCAGCAAGTAATATGAAGTGCCTCATACTGATGGGAAAAGATCAAATGAGAAGGGAGAGACGGGaggatgaaataaaataaaaacaccaCAAATCATTAGCCTCCTAAAAATAGTCATGTCAAAGCAAATATGATGTGCGTCAGACTCATAATACAATATTAAGTAACTCCACAGATCATTAACCAACTGAAATATCTTTCCTAAACTACCACCTATAAGATCCCTGGAATTGAAGACAACCCTTCAGCATGCATTTATAAGCCACAAGCTCACTAACATATAAAAGTGAAAACTAAGGAATAGTAAAGACAATTAGCAATCACCTTAGCCAAAAAGGTACCAAACTCATCCAGCTTCTTCTTTAATGGTGTCGCTTCCTGCAATCACCAgtgaatattaatatttaaaatgtataaacaGACAGCAAAGCTTCAATGGAGCTCTTTCTCAATTTTATGGAGTTCTTGACATTTTTTATGACCATCAGGAGAAAAAGATGGATGCTCAGGTTACTATATCACAGAACAATTACAACATTGGGAGTAGGCCCCTTCCATGCAATCAAGATAGGGTTTCCCACAAAAACATCCAAGCTGCCATACATATGGCCAAGACACAAGCCATCAAAACTCCAAATATGTATCTCAATTGTTGGAATGCACCAGAATCAAAGCCATACAAATTTCTTTGATTCAATGATATGCAgaacaaattagaaaatttagagGCAAGTCTGCATGATAATcaacagaaaaacaaaatacagaTTATTTGTTGATAAGAACAAACAACAGACTATGATCATAAAGGGATAATGATTATttagagaaaagaaatttgcaACAGATAAGATACTAATGAAACAGAAAATTTGCAACACTTACATCTTCTGTTTGCAACATTGAGTCACGTATGCTGCCCATGGCAGTGTTAGCACCAACTCCAACTACAATAGCTCTTGCCCTACCTGCAACTACTGCTGTACCCTGGCAGTCAAAATATATAGGAACTTGTTTGATGCTAATTAATACCAAAAGTAGAAAAGTTACATATGAGGCTCTGAAGAAAGAAacagacaaaaaagaaaaagacttcCCCAGTTAAGGTATAAAAGTACTTAAATTCTCTATCAATATTGGATTTGGGTTCAACAATAAAAACtcttacttgaaaaaaaaatcaaagaattcattaattttaacgcATCACTGATATAAATGGACAAGAAATAAGTTTAGAGAGTCATAAG carries:
- the LOC123202668 gene encoding calcium-transporting ATPase 3, endoplasmic reticulum-type isoform X3; the encoded protein is MEDAYARSVSEVLDFFGVDPVKGLTDSQVTQHARVYGKNVLPQEKRTPFWKLVLKQFDDLLVKILIAAAVVSFVLALINGETGLTAFLEPSVILLILAANAAVGVITETNAEKALEELRAYQADIATVLRNGCFSILLATELVPGDIVEVNVGCKIPADLRMIEMLTDQLRVDQAILTGESFSVQKELESTVSTNAVYQDKTNILFSGTAVVAGRARAIVVGVGANTAMGSIRDSMLQTEDEATPLKKKLDEFGTFLAKVIAGICVLVWIVNIGHFRDPSHGGFLRGAIHYFKIAVALAVAAIPEGLPAVVTTCLALGTKRMARLNAIVRSLPSVETLGCTTVICSDKTGTLTTNMMSVSKICVVHSVPQGPLIAEYGVSGTTYAPEGVVFDSSGLQLDIPAQLPCLLHIAMCSALCNESILQYNPDKGNYERIGESTEVALRVLAEKVGLPGFDSMPSALNMLSKHERASYCNHYWENQFKKVSVLEFSRDRKMMSVLCSHKQMDIMFSKGAPESVISRCTNILCNDNGSTVPMTANIRAELELRFDSLAGKETLRCLALACKQMPSGQQSLSYDNENNLTFIGLVGMLDPPREEVKKAMLSCMTAGIRVIVVTGDNKSTAESICRKIGAFDHLADFVGHSYTASEFEELPSMQQTVALQRMALFTRVEPSHKRMLVEALQNQNEVVAMTGDGVNDAPAIKKADIGIAMGSGTAVAKSASDMVLADDNFATIVAAVAEGRAIYNNTKQFIRYMISSNIGEVVCIFVAAVLGIPDTLAPVQLLWVNLVTDGLPATAIGFNKQDSDVMKAKPRKASEAVVTGWLFFRYLVIGDEF
- the LOC123202668 gene encoding calcium-transporting ATPase 3, endoplasmic reticulum-type isoform X2, producing MIEMLTDQLRVDQAILTGESFSVQKELESTVSTNAVYQDKTNILFSGTAVVAGRARAIVVGVGANTAMGSIRDSMLQTEDEATPLKKKLDEFGTFLAKVIAGICVLVWIVNIGHFRDPSHGGFLRGAIHYFKIAVALAVAAIPEGLPAVVTTCLALGTKRMARLNAIVRSLPSVETLGCTTVICSDKTGTLTTNMMSVSKICVVHSVPQGPLIAEYGVSGTTYAPEGVVFDSSGLQLDIPAQLPCLLHIAMCSALCNESILQYNPDKGNYERIGESTEVALRVLAEKVGLPGFDSMPSALNMLSKHERASYCNHYWENQFKKVSVLEFSRDRKMMSVLCSHKQMDIMFSKGAPESVISRCTNILCNDNGSTVPMTANIRAELELRFDSLAGKETLRCLALACKQMPSGQQSLSYDNENNLTFIGLVGMLDPPREEVKKAMLSCMTAGIRVIVVTGDNKSTAESICRKIGAFDHLADFVGHSYTASEFEELPSMQQTVALQRMALFTRVEPSHKRMLVEALQNQNEVVAMTGDGVNDAPAIKKADIGIAMGSGTAVAKSASDMVLADDNFATIVAAVAEGRAIYNNTKQFIRYMISSNIGEVVCIFVAAVLGIPDTLAPVQLLWVNLVTDGLPATAIGFNKQDSDVMKAKPRKASEAVVTGWLFFRYLVIGAYVGLATVVGFIWWFIYSDSGPKLPYSELMNFDSCSTRETTYPCSIFEDRHPSTVSMTVLVVVEMFNALNNLSENQSLLVIPPWSNLWLVASIILTMLLHILILYVGPLSILFSVTPLSWAEWRVVLYLSFPVIIIDEVLKLFSRKSHGFRFRFRFRRNDILPKKDLHDK
- the LOC123202668 gene encoding calcium-transporting ATPase 3, endoplasmic reticulum-type isoform X1 translates to MEDAYARSVSEVLDFFGVDPVKGLTDSQVTQHARVYGKNVLPQEKRTPFWKLVLKQFDDLLVKILIAAAVVSFVLALINGETGLTAFLEPSVILLILAANAAVGVITETNAEKALEELRAYQADIATVLRNGCFSILLATELVPGDIVEVNVGCKIPADLRMIEMLTDQLRVDQAILTGESFSVQKELESTVSTNAVYQDKTNILFSGTAVVAGRARAIVVGVGANTAMGSIRDSMLQTEDEATPLKKKLDEFGTFLAKVIAGICVLVWIVNIGHFRDPSHGGFLRGAIHYFKIAVALAVAAIPEGLPAVVTTCLALGTKRMARLNAIVRSLPSVETLGCTTVICSDKTGTLTTNMMSVSKICVVHSVPQGPLIAEYGVSGTTYAPEGVVFDSSGLQLDIPAQLPCLLHIAMCSALCNESILQYNPDKGNYERIGESTEVALRVLAEKVGLPGFDSMPSALNMLSKHERASYCNHYWENQFKKVSVLEFSRDRKMMSVLCSHKQMDIMFSKGAPESVISRCTNILCNDNGSTVPMTANIRAELELRFDSLAGKETLRCLALACKQMPSGQQSLSYDNENNLTFIGLVGMLDPPREEVKKAMLSCMTAGIRVIVVTGDNKSTAESICRKIGAFDHLADFVGHSYTASEFEELPSMQQTVALQRMALFTRVEPSHKRMLVEALQNQNEVVAMTGDGVNDAPAIKKADIGIAMGSGTAVAKSASDMVLADDNFATIVAAVAEGRAIYNNTKQFIRYMISSNIGEVVCIFVAAVLGIPDTLAPVQLLWVNLVTDGLPATAIGFNKQDSDVMKAKPRKASEAVVTGWLFFRYLVIGAYVGLATVVGFIWWFIYSDSGPKLPYSELMNFDSCSTRETTYPCSIFEDRHPSTVSMTVLVVVEMFNALNNLSENQSLLVIPPWSNLWLVASIILTMLLHILILYVGPLSILFSVTPLSWAEWRVVLYLSFPVIIIDEVLKLFSRKSHGFRFRFRFRRNDILPKKDLHDK